The genomic DNA AGGCGAAGGTAAGTTATTAAATAAAAATGAAATAATAGTAAATGATAAAGATATATACACATCAAAATTCATTTTACTTGCAACGGGTTCAAAACCCAAATCTATCCCTGGATTTGAAATAGATGAAGTGCTAATATTAAGTTCAAATGGTGCTTTAATGTTAGAGAATTTACCTAAATCAATAGCTATTATAGGCAGTGGAGTAATTGGAATTGAATTTGGTTATATAATGAACTCTTTTGGAGTTGAAGTTCATATAATAGAAATTTTAGACAGAATTTTACCAACTGAAGATTTAGAAATAGCAGAATTCCTTGAAAAAGTATATAAAAAAAGAAATATAAAAATCCACAAATCTACAAAGTCAAGAATAATAGAAAAAACAAAAAACGAAATTACATTAGAATTAGAAAGTGAAGATAAAAAAAATATTATTAAGGTTGAAAAAATTTTAGTTGCCGTTGGCAGAGAACCAAATACCAAAAACATTGGTCTTGAAAAAATTGGTATTGAAACAGAAAAAGGTTTTGTTAAAGTTAGAGAGTACTACAAAACAAATGCAGATAACATTTATGCAATTGGCGATATTGTAAAAACACCACAATTAGCTCATGTTGCTTCAAAAGAGGGTGAAATTGTTGTAGAACATATTGCTAGACATAGTACAGAAAAATTTGTGGATATTTACAAAATCCCATCTGCTATATATTCCGAACCTCAGATAGCAAGTCTTGGTTATACCGAAGAATTGTTAAGAGAAAAAAATATTCAATATAACAAATTTTCTTTCCCATACAGAGGCGTTGGAAAATCTATTGCAATAGAAAAATCAGAAGGATTTATTAAAATATTAACAGACAAAGAAACTAATGAAATTTTAGGAGCTCATATAATAGGTGCTGAAGCTACAGAATTAATTCATGAAGTATTGTTAGCTAAAAATTCTGAATTGTTACCTGAAGATATATCCGAAATGATACACGCACACCCCACACTCTCCGAAGGTATTATGGAGGCATTTAGAGGAATAGAGGGTTGGGCAATTCACATTTAATCCGCAATTTTAAAATGACGTCTACAATTTTTGTAGACGTCATTTTATTATCAAAACATTTCTTTTGTCAGCTTTCTTTGGAAAGAGACCCTTTTTTGTACATTTTTATTTTCCCTTATTGTTTTAATCTTCGATTTATCCATGTGAAAATATAAATAAATAAACTTATTATTAGGTATAACAAAAACAATTCGTATATTAAATATTTATTTGTTGTGGAATCAATTTTCAAAATGAAATTCAAAAAAATAAATCCCAAAGAAAAGAGAGATATAGCTATTGTACTCTTATATATTGAAATAATAAAATAACTTATTAAAATTAAAAATATTACGTATAATGATAAAATTTTCGTAACTCCAAATATTGTGAATTCAAAAAATAGGCCAGTAACAATTAATACAATCCCTAGTAAAATTCAAGTAAAATTACA from Marinitoga hydrogenitolerans DSM 16785 includes the following:
- the lpdA gene encoding dihydrolipoyl dehydrogenase gives rise to the protein MKYDLIILGSGPGGYVAAIRAAQLGLKTAIIEKDKVGGVCLNIGCIPSKSLIHQAETFSRIKELEYMGIKFNLDNFNYKKIFEKSRKAADTLSKGVQYLLKKNKIDLISGEGKLLNKNEIIVNDKDIYTSKFILLATGSKPKSIPGFEIDEVLILSSNGALMLENLPKSIAIIGSGVIGIEFGYIMNSFGVEVHIIEILDRILPTEDLEIAEFLEKVYKKRNIKIHKSTKSRIIEKTKNEITLELESEDKKNIIKVEKILVAVGREPNTKNIGLEKIGIETEKGFVKVREYYKTNADNIYAIGDIVKTPQLAHVASKEGEIVVEHIARHSTEKFVDIYKIPSAIYSEPQIASLGYTEELLREKNIQYNKFSFPYRGVGKSIAIEKSEGFIKILTDKETNEILGAHIIGAEATELIHEVLLAKNSELLPEDISEMIHAHPTLSEGIMEAFRGIEGWAIHI